A genomic segment from Flavobacterium litorale encodes:
- a CDS encoding glutaminyl-peptide cyclotransferase, whose protein sequence is MKISKLFAFISLATALHSCGDDNKQKNNLFKLDTSAMKQQYQPEDALTLSLINEKNKVIDSVVYYINDNRVGAVTGNEKLKVALNNRKFGYQNLKALVFFENDNVEVEGRVELTSSITPQLLEYEIVNTYPHDMSAYTQGLEFYRDTLYEGTGQYKGSTLRKVNYKTGEVYKKIKQDDRYFGEGITILNNKVYQLTWRETTAFVYDADTFEKINEFTYSKKIEGWGLTNDGEYLYQSDGTEKIWKLDPETMKEVDYINVYTKNTKIKAVNELEWIDGKIYGNVYQKDAIAVINPTTGAVESIINFSDLKTKVTKHPKLDVLNGIAYNPKTNTIFVTGKNWDKMFEIRIKE, encoded by the coding sequence ATGAAAATATCTAAACTGTTCGCTTTCATTTCGTTGGCAACAGCACTACATTCGTGCGGCGACGATAATAAACAAAAAAATAATTTATTTAAGTTAGATACTTCGGCTATGAAACAACAGTATCAGCCCGAAGATGCGCTTACCTTATCGTTAATAAACGAAAAAAATAAGGTAATTGATTCTGTTGTTTATTATATTAATGATAACCGCGTGGGTGCTGTAACGGGTAACGAAAAACTAAAGGTAGCATTAAACAACCGTAAGTTTGGCTACCAGAACTTGAAAGCACTTGTGTTTTTTGAAAATGATAATGTAGAGGTTGAAGGTCGTGTAGAGCTAACATCGAGCATAACACCACAATTATTGGAGTACGAAATAGTAAACACCTACCCACATGATATGAGTGCTTATACACAGGGTTTGGAGTTTTACAGGGATACGCTATACGAAGGAACTGGGCAATACAAAGGCTCTACCCTGCGCAAAGTAAACTACAAAACGGGCGAAGTGTATAAAAAAATAAAGCAGGACGACAGGTACTTTGGCGAAGGAATTACCATACTAAACAACAAAGTGTACCAACTTACGTGGCGCGAAACTACTGCTTTTGTATATGATGCCGATACATTTGAAAAAATAAACGAGTTTACCTATTCCAAAAAAATAGAGGGATGGGGGCTTACTAACGATGGCGAATATTTATACCAAAGTGACGGTACTGAAAAAATATGGAAGCTAGACCCTGAAACGATGAAGGAGGTTGATTATATTAATGTATATACCAAAAATACCAAAATAAAAGCTGTAAACGAGTTGGAATGGATAGATGGTAAAATATATGGTAATGTATACCAAAAAGATGCCATAGCTGTTATAAACCCTACTACGGGTGCAGTTGAAAGTATTATTAATTTCTCTGATTTAAAAACCAAAGTTACCAAACACCCAAAATTAGATGTACTTAATGGTATTGCGTATAACCCTAAAACCAACACTATTTTTGTAACAGGCAAAAACTGGGATAAAATGTTTGAGATAAGAATTAAAGAGTAA
- a CDS encoding acyl carrier protein phosphodiesterase — protein MNFLAHIYLSGNNELLTIGNFMADGIRGQVLNSFPAEVQKGIILHRFIDSYTDAHPIFRQSTKRLHPVYHHYSGVIVDIIYDHFLARNWRKYHDEPLQDFTQQFYQLLRDNYSLLTEKTKNMMPYMIQQDWLGSYATTTGIAEILRQMDGRTKQKSGMTNAVKELMAFYTDFESEFTLFFEDVRAFVKDKKRTL, from the coding sequence ATGAACTTTTTAGCACACATATACCTATCGGGCAATAATGAGTTACTTACCATTGGTAATTTTATGGCAGACGGTATTCGTGGGCAAGTACTTAATTCATTCCCTGCCGAAGTACAAAAAGGAATTATCTTACATCGTTTTATAGATAGTTATACTGATGCACACCCTATTTTTAGGCAAAGTACCAAACGATTACACCCTGTATATCATCATTACTCTGGGGTTATTGTAGATATTATTTACGACCATTTTTTAGCAAGAAACTGGCGTAAATATCATGATGAACCTTTACAGGATTTTACACAACAATTTTACCAATTGCTTAGAGATAATTACAGCCTGCTTACAGAAAAGACAAAAAACATGATGCCCTACATGATACAGCAAGATTGGTTGGGCAGCTATGCGACTACAACAGGTATTGCCGAAATATTACGGCAAATGGACGGGCGCACCAAACAAAAATCGGGGATGACAAATGCTGTAAAAGAACTTATGGCATTTTATACCGATTTTGAAAGTGAGTTTACTTTATTTTTTGAAGATGTTCGGGCTTTTGTGAAGGATAAAAAACGTACGTTATAA
- a CDS encoding bestrophin family protein, with protein MKPFWLGMLYATAIYFLNLFLINNYDINIGLPWSPISVIGIAVAFYLGFKNNASYDRVWEARKIWGGIVNNSRSFGAATHSFIIGKDAPSIKKRIIYRHIAWLTALRYQLRLPREWEHDTEKFTRIFPSANNDYLKELSSELQPFLSDKELNECISKANVATQIIAAQATDLQTLRDENYFDDFRHMEFHQLLTTFYDDQGRSERIKNFPFPRQYASTALWLSVIFSLMIPFGLLDILNKMPIELCWIMIPLSGLTIWVFFLMEKIGDYSENPFEGSYNDVPIDSISRAIEIDLREMINDTNLRAPIGGSPDGFLM; from the coding sequence ATGAAACCCTTTTGGCTCGGAATGCTCTACGCAACCGCCATATATTTCCTGAATCTATTTTTAATTAACAATTACGATATTAATATTGGGTTGCCCTGGAGCCCCATAAGTGTAATTGGTATTGCAGTTGCTTTTTATTTGGGATTTAAAAACAATGCTAGTTATGACAGGGTTTGGGAAGCCCGAAAAATATGGGGTGGTATTGTAAACAACAGCCGCTCGTTTGGGGCAGCTACCCACTCGTTTATAATTGGTAAAGATGCTCCTAGCATAAAGAAAAGAATTATTTACAGACACATTGCGTGGTTAACGGCACTGCGCTATCAACTCCGTTTGCCAAGAGAGTGGGAACATGATACCGAAAAGTTTACAAGAATTTTTCCGAGTGCTAATAACGACTATTTGAAAGAACTGAGTAGTGAATTACAACCCTTTTTAAGCGATAAAGAACTTAACGAGTGTATAAGTAAAGCTAATGTTGCTACACAAATTATAGCGGCACAAGCAACCGATTTGCAAACCCTTAGGGATGAGAATTATTTTGATGATTTTAGGCACATGGAATTTCATCAGTTACTAACTACTTTTTATGATGACCAAGGACGTAGCGAACGGATTAAAAATTTCCCCTTCCCGCGCCAATATGCCTCTACAGCATTATGGCTGTCGGTTATATTTTCGTTAATGATACCTTTTGGCTTGCTAGATATATTAAACAAAATGCCCATAGAATTATGTTGGATAATGATTCCGCTATCGGGGCTTACGATATGGGTATTCTTCTTGATGGAAAAAATTGGCGATTATTCCGAAAATCCTTTTGAGGGTTCCTATAATGATGTACCTATCGATTCGATTTCGAGAGCCATAGAAATTGACTTGAGAGAGATGATTAACGATACTAATTTACGTGCACCTATAGGAGGCAGCCCTGATGGCTTTTTAATGTAA
- the glmM gene encoding phosphoglucosamine mutase: MTLIKSISGIRGTIGGKTGDNLTPVDAVKFASAYGTWLKEHAGKEKITVVIGRDARISGPMIHNLVMNTLVGLGINVVDLGLSTTPTVEVAVPLEKADGGIILTASHNPKQWNALKLLNEKGEFLSGADGAKILEIAEAEAFDFSDVDSLGEVTTNDAYMDIHIDEVLNLPLVDADLVKKAGFKVVVDGVNSSGGIIIPKLLEQMGVEVVELYCEPNGHFPHNPEPLKEHLTDICDLVVKEKAHFGIVVDPDVDRLAFISEDGEMFGEEYTLVACADYVLSKTPGNTVSNMSSSRALRDITQKHGGSYEASAVGEVNVVTLMKKNNAIIGGEGNGGIIYPELHYGRDSLVGVALFLTYLAENNIKSVANLRASYPQYYMSKNKIELTPQIDVDAILKGMEAKYANEEVSTVDGVKIDLAEEWVHLRKSNTEPIIRIYTEAHTQQQADALALRVINEIKEIAGI, encoded by the coding sequence ATGACATTAATCAAATCAATATCAGGTATTCGAGGAACTATTGGCGGTAAAACAGGTGATAACCTTACACCTGTGGATGCCGTAAAATTTGCTTCGGCATACGGAACTTGGCTAAAAGAACATGCTGGTAAGGAAAAAATAACGGTAGTTATTGGGCGCGATGCTCGTATATCGGGACCCATGATACACAATCTTGTTATGAACACGCTTGTTGGTTTAGGGATTAACGTAGTTGATTTAGGATTATCTACAACACCTACCGTAGAGGTAGCTGTACCGTTGGAAAAGGCAGATGGTGGTATTATATTAACAGCTAGCCATAACCCAAAACAATGGAACGCTTTAAAGTTACTTAACGAGAAGGGCGAGTTTTTAAGTGGTGCTGATGGTGCTAAAATTTTGGAAATAGCGGAGGCAGAAGCTTTTGATTTTTCTGATGTAGATAGTTTGGGCGAGGTTACTACGAATGATGCCTATATGGATATTCATATTGATGAGGTATTGAATTTACCATTGGTAGATGCTGACCTTGTTAAAAAAGCAGGATTTAAAGTAGTTGTAGATGGTGTTAACTCATCGGGTGGTATAATAATACCAAAACTATTGGAGCAAATGGGTGTTGAGGTTGTAGAATTATACTGTGAACCCAACGGTCATTTTCCACACAATCCTGAGCCATTAAAAGAGCACCTTACCGATATTTGCGATCTTGTGGTAAAAGAGAAAGCACACTTTGGTATTGTAGTGGATCCTGATGTGGATCGTTTGGCATTTATATCAGAAGATGGCGAAATGTTTGGCGAAGAATACACATTGGTAGCTTGTGCCGATTATGTGTTAAGCAAAACACCTGGCAATACGGTATCGAATATGTCATCATCGAGAGCGCTACGCGATATTACTCAAAAACATGGTGGTAGCTATGAGGCTAGTGCCGTAGGTGAGGTTAATGTAGTAACCTTAATGAAGAAAAATAATGCCATAATTGGTGGCGAAGGTAACGGTGGTATTATTTACCCAGAGTTGCATTACGGTCGTGATTCGTTGGTTGGGGTAGCCTTGTTTTTAACCTACCTTGCGGAGAATAACATCAAATCAGTAGCTAATTTAAGAGCTTCGTATCCGCAATATTATATGAGTAAGAATAAAATTGAGTTAACGCCACAAATAGATGTAGATGCGATACTAAAAGGCATGGAAGCTAAATATGCTAATGAAGAAGTATCTACTGTTGATGGTGTAAAAATTGATTTGGCTGAGGAGTGGGTGCACTTGAGAAAATCGAATACGGAGCCAATTATTCGTATTTATACCGAAGCACACACACAACAACAGGCTGATGCCCTTGCACTGCGCGTTATTAACGAAATAAAAGAAATAGCAGGAATATAA
- the rpsA gene encoding 30S ribosomal protein S1 produces the protein MSEETKTKEEFLAEFNWHNFEEGIDPVDESNLKEFEDLVEKTFIDTDSDEVVDGTVVRITDRDAIVDINAKSEGVISLNEFRYNPNLAVGDKVEVLIDVREDKSGQLVLSHKKARTIKAWDRVIKANETGEIVNGFVKCRTKGGMIVDVFGIEAFLPGSQIDVKPIRDYDQYVNKTMEFKVVKINHEFKNVVVSHKALIEADIEIQKKEIIGQLEKGQVLEGVVKNITSYGVFIDLGGVDGLIHITDLSWSRINHPSEVLELDQKLNVVILDFDDEKTRIQLGLKQLNPHPWDALDANLAVGDKVKGKVVVIADYGAFIEVAEGVEGLIHVSEMSWSTHLRSAQDFVKVGDEVEAQILTLDREDRKMSLGIKQLTQDPWTDITSKYPVGSKHTGIVRNFTNFGIFVELEEGIDGLIYISDLSWTKKIKHPSEFVNVGDTLEVLVLELDVDGRKLSLGHKQTQANPWDKYEDSFGVGTVHNGPIAEIVDKGATVAFNDDIVAFIPTRHLEKEDGKKLKKGEVADFKVIEFNKEFKRVVASHTATFKDEEEKNVKAAQESNSNANNAEKTTLGDIDALAALKEKMEKGGN, from the coding sequence ATGTCTGAAGAAACAAAAACAAAAGAAGAATTTTTAGCAGAGTTTAACTGGCATAACTTTGAAGAAGGTATTGATCCAGTTGATGAAAGTAACCTGAAAGAATTTGAAGATTTAGTTGAAAAAACGTTTATAGATACCGACAGCGATGAGGTAGTAGACGGTACTGTAGTACGCATCACTGATAGAGATGCTATTGTAGATATCAACGCAAAATCGGAAGGTGTTATATCACTTAACGAATTCCGTTACAACCCAAACTTAGCAGTTGGGGATAAAGTAGAAGTACTTATTGATGTTCGTGAAGATAAATCAGGACAGCTTGTACTTTCTCACAAAAAAGCACGTACTATTAAAGCGTGGGATAGAGTTATTAAAGCTAATGAAACAGGAGAAATTGTTAATGGTTTTGTAAAATGCAGAACTAAAGGCGGTATGATTGTAGATGTATTTGGTATTGAGGCTTTCCTTCCAGGTTCGCAAATAGATGTGAAACCAATTAGAGATTACGACCAGTACGTAAATAAAACTATGGAGTTTAAAGTGGTTAAAATTAACCATGAATTTAAAAACGTAGTAGTATCGCACAAAGCACTTATTGAGGCTGATATTGAGATACAGAAGAAAGAAATTATCGGTCAGCTTGAAAAAGGACAGGTACTTGAAGGTGTTGTTAAAAACATTACATCATACGGTGTATTTATTGACCTTGGTGGCGTTGATGGACTTATTCACATTACAGACCTTTCTTGGAGTCGTATTAATCACCCAAGTGAAGTACTTGAACTTGACCAGAAACTTAACGTGGTTATTCTTGATTTTGATGATGAGAAAACAAGAATACAACTTGGACTTAAACAACTTAACCCACACCCATGGGATGCACTTGATGCAAACCTTGCAGTAGGCGATAAAGTAAAAGGTAAAGTAGTGGTTATTGCTGACTACGGTGCGTTTATTGAAGTTGCTGAAGGTGTTGAAGGACTTATCCACGTTTCTGAAATGTCATGGTCTACACACTTACGTTCTGCACAGGACTTTGTGAAAGTAGGTGATGAGGTTGAAGCTCAGATATTAACCCTTGACAGAGAAGATCGTAAGATGTCGTTAGGTATTAAGCAACTTACGCAAGATCCTTGGACAGATATTACATCCAAATATCCTGTAGGTTCTAAACACACAGGTATTGTAAGAAACTTTACAAACTTTGGTATATTCGTAGAACTTGAAGAAGGTATTGATGGTTTAATATACATCTCAGACCTTTCTTGGACTAAGAAGATTAAGCACCCAAGTGAATTTGTAAATGTTGGTGATACATTAGAAGTACTTGTACTTGAATTGGATGTTGACGGACGTAAACTATCGCTTGGTCACAAACAAACTCAGGCTAACCCTTGGGATAAGTACGAAGACTCTTTCGGTGTAGGAACTGTACACAATGGTCCTATTGCTGAGATAGTAGATAAAGGTGCTACAGTAGCATTTAACGATGATATTGTTGCTTTTATTCCAACAAGACACTTAGAGAAAGAAGACGGTAAAAAACTTAAAAAAGGTGAAGTAGCTGACTTTAAAGTGATTGAGTTTAATAAAGAATTTAAAAGAGTAGTGGCATCGCACACGGCTACTTTTAAAGATGAAGAAGAGAAGAATGTTAAGGCTGCACAAGAGTCTAACAGCAATGCTAACAACGCAGAGAAAACCACTCTTGGTGATATTGATGCATTGGCAGCATTAAAAGAAAAAATGGAAAAAGGAGGTAACTAA
- a CDS encoding chloride channel protein yields MLNRNVSKVRLFFRNNLRRIETLFFIIKSLLSERHFIYVSAILVAISTSLAVIILKGFAHSVFNFANYIDNYLKLPYVNSIFPIIGILLTIFIVRKLLKGQIEKGSSRILYAVAKKGGIMPRKQMYAQIITSSLTVGLGGSAGLESPITITGAAFGSNFAQNYKLSKKDRILLLACGVAAGIAAAFNAPIAGVLFAIEVVLTDVSITAFIPIMISAATGAIVSTIVLNEEVLLSFKQQHPFDYHNIPYYIILGLLCGFISVYHTRQFQRVEGFFARLKKSDYQKGLYGALPLAALIFLSPTLFGEGYESIKVLANSHPEELLNNTLLEGFKENAWVLLAFAGVTMLLKVFAAALTLSSGGNGGNFAPSLFVGSYLGFFVAKSMHMVGLAKNLPVSSFTIVGMAGLLSGLFHAPLTAIFLIGEITGGYNLMVPLMIVSSISFAVSKQFENHSMDVKHLADKGEVFTGNKDKNILSSLDLLAIVNTEFKTVTTMQKPEDVVNLLSTTKQSIFAVVDEKNKLLGVIDFNAIRHIAFSSFKIKYSKLEEMMIVPTEVATIQDSLEMIMDKYDAANTDYLPILKEGKYYGFIFKDKILSSYRQRVKEMVIE; encoded by the coding sequence ATGCTTAATCGTAACGTTTCAAAAGTTAGATTATTTTTCCGAAATAACCTGCGCCGTATTGAAACACTATTTTTTATTATTAAAAGTCTGCTTTCAGAAAGGCACTTTATTTACGTTTCGGCCATACTGGTTGCGATATCCACATCGCTTGCCGTAATTATACTAAAAGGATTTGCGCATAGTGTTTTTAACTTTGCCAATTATATAGACAATTATTTAAAACTACCTTATGTAAACAGTATATTCCCTATTATAGGTATACTACTTACCATATTTATTGTTAGGAAGTTACTAAAAGGACAAATTGAAAAAGGTAGTTCGCGCATACTGTATGCTGTTGCTAAAAAAGGAGGTATTATGCCCCGAAAGCAAATGTATGCCCAAATTATAACCAGCTCGCTAACCGTAGGGCTTGGAGGCTCGGCAGGATTGGAGTCGCCCATTACCATAACAGGAGCAGCATTTGGCTCTAACTTTGCACAAAACTACAAACTCTCTAAAAAGGACAGGATATTACTACTTGCTTGTGGCGTGGCAGCGGGTATTGCCGCAGCCTTTAATGCCCCTATAGCAGGCGTACTTTTTGCTATAGAAGTAGTACTTACCGATGTATCTATTACCGCCTTTATCCCAATTATGATATCGGCTGCTACAGGCGCAATCGTTTCTACCATAGTACTTAACGAGGAAGTGCTACTATCGTTTAAGCAACAACATCCTTTTGATTATCATAATATACCCTACTACATTATATTAGGCTTACTCTGCGGGTTTATATCGGTATACCATACTAGGCAATTCCAACGCGTAGAAGGCTTTTTTGCTCGACTTAAAAAGAGTGATTACCAAAAAGGACTATATGGGGCACTACCATTAGCAGCACTCATATTCCTATCGCCTACCCTATTTGGTGAAGGGTACGAAAGCATTAAAGTATTAGCCAACTCGCACCCTGAAGAATTGCTTAATAATACCTTATTAGAGGGCTTTAAAGAAAATGCTTGGGTATTACTCGCCTTTGCAGGGGTAACTATGCTGTTAAAAGTTTTTGCAGCAGCCTTAACACTATCGAGCGGAGGTAACGGCGGTAACTTTGCACCATCGTTATTTGTAGGGTCGTATCTTGGTTTTTTTGTAGCAAAGTCCATGCATATGGTAGGTTTAGCAAAAAACTTACCTGTAAGCAGCTTTACCATAGTAGGTATGGCGGGTTTGCTTAGTGGCTTATTCCATGCACCGCTTACTGCTATTTTCCTTATTGGCGAAATTACTGGGGGGTATAACCTTATGGTTCCGCTCATGATTGTGTCATCCATTAGTTTTGCGGTATCCAAACAATTCGAAAATCACTCGATGGATGTGAAACACTTAGCCGATAAAGGCGAAGTATTTACAGGGAATAAGGATAAGAATATACTATCAAGCCTTGATTTACTTGCCATAGTTAACACCGAATTTAAAACAGTAACCACAATGCAAAAACCTGAGGATGTGGTTAACTTACTGTCAACAACCAAACAGAGTATTTTTGCGGTGGTTGACGAAAAGAATAAATTGTTGGGCGTTATTGATTTTAATGCCATACGCCATATTGCTTTTAGCTCGTTTAAGATAAAGTACAGTAAGCTAGAAGAGATGATGATAGTACCTACTGAGGTAGCGACCATTCAGGATTCTTTGGAAATGATTATGGATAAGTATGATGCTGCTAATACTGATTATTTACCGATACTTAAGGAAGGGAAATACTATGGTTTTATCTTTAAAGATAAAATACTAAGCAGTTACAGGCAACGGGTAAAAGAAATGGTTATTGAATAA
- a CDS encoding SDR family oxidoreductase — MINSGNKIVLITGGSSGIGKSVGNFLHQKGYTVYGTSRNPDKVTDSVFPLIALDVRDAESITTAVATVIEQSGRIDVLINNAGVGITGPLEELPDDAIKNNFETNLFGPITVIKAVLPHMRTQKQGLIINVTSIAGYMGLPYRSVYSASKGALELITEALRMEVKPFGISITNVAPGDFATNIADRRYHAPLIKGSPYEVTYGNTLAMMDEHVDGGSNPNEMAEAIYKIIQTPNPKVHYKVGAFMQKFSIVLKRVLPDKVYEKLLMNHYKL, encoded by the coding sequence ATGATTAATTCTGGCAATAAAATAGTTTTAATAACAGGCGGTTCTTCGGGCATCGGTAAATCGGTAGGTAATTTTTTACACCAAAAAGGCTATACTGTATATGGTACAAGCCGTAACCCCGATAAGGTAACCGATTCTGTTTTTCCACTTATCGCTTTGGATGTTCGCGATGCTGAAAGCATTACTACTGCCGTTGCTACTGTAATAGAGCAATCTGGACGTATAGACGTGCTTATTAACAATGCGGGCGTAGGGATTACAGGACCTTTAGAGGAGTTACCAGATGATGCGATTAAAAATAATTTTGAGACTAATTTGTTTGGACCCATAACGGTTATAAAGGCTGTGTTACCCCACATGCGTACACAAAAACAGGGGCTTATTATAAATGTTACCTCTATAGCGGGGTACATGGGGCTACCATACCGTAGTGTGTATTCTGCCTCAAAAGGAGCATTGGAGTTAATTACCGAAGCATTACGCATGGAGGTTAAGCCCTTTGGTATTAGTATTACTAATGTTGCACCAGGCGATTTTGCAACTAATATTGCTGACAGACGTTACCATGCACCACTTATAAAAGGTTCCCCTTACGAAGTTACTTATGGGAATACGCTTGCTATGATGGACGAGCATGTAGATGGTGGTAGTAACCCAAACGAAATGGCAGAAGCGATATATAAAATAATACAAACACCAAACCCAAAGGTGCATTATAAAGTGGGTGCTTTTATGCAAAAATTTTCGATTGTATTGAAACGCGTTTTACCCGATAAGGTGTACGAAAAACTATTAATGAATCATTATAAATTGTAG
- the fsa gene encoding fructose-6-phosphate aldolase: MKFFIDTANLDQIKEAQELGVLDGVTTNPSLMAKEGITGKENILKHYTAICDIVDGDVSAEVIATDFEGMIKEGEELAALHNQIVVKLPMIKDGIKACKYFSDKGIKTNVTLVFSAGQAILAAKAGATYVSPFIGRLDDISTDGLNLIEEIRYIYDNYAYNTEILAASVRHTMHIVNCAKIGADVMTGPLSAITGLIKHPLTDSGLAQFIADYQKGNN, translated from the coding sequence ATGAAATTTTTTATTGATACAGCAAATCTCGATCAGATAAAAGAAGCGCAAGAGTTGGGCGTACTTGATGGGGTAACTACCAATCCTTCATTAATGGCAAAAGAAGGCATTACAGGTAAAGAAAATATCTTGAAGCATTACACCGCTATTTGCGATATTGTAGATGGCGATGTGAGTGCTGAAGTTATTGCTACCGATTTTGAGGGTATGATTAAAGAAGGGGAGGAGCTTGCTGCTTTGCACAACCAAATTGTAGTAAAATTACCTATGATTAAAGATGGCATAAAGGCATGTAAATACTTTAGTGATAAGGGTATTAAAACCAACGTAACATTAGTATTTTCGGCTGGGCAAGCCATTTTAGCTGCTAAAGCAGGAGCTACGTACGTATCGCCATTTATTGGTCGTTTAGATGATATTTCTACTGATGGATTAAACCTTATTGAAGAAATTCGTTACATCTACGATAATTACGCTTATAATACTGAAATTCTTGCGGCATCCGTACGCCATACCATGCACATTGTAAACTGTGCTAAAATTGGTGCCGATGTTATGACGGGACCACTATCGGCCATTACAGGCTTAATAAAACACCCCCTTACAGACTCTGGATTGGCACAATTTATTGCCGACTATCAAAAAGGAAATAACTAG